One Bacillus solimangrovi DNA segment encodes these proteins:
- the ytfJ gene encoding GerW family sporulation protein — MSEHPIQGLMTTAMENLKEMIDVNTIIGDPVETPDGSVILSVSKVGFGFAAGGSEFKGESHSQYSSGSSHPFGGGSGGGVSITPIAFLIVSKSGVKMVPLNDTAHLYDKIIDLAPQVVEKIQSMLNGNKDKQQNEQQKTEVKQPKDDQNEPPI, encoded by the coding sequence ATGTCAGAGCATCCGATTCAAGGTTTAATGACTACGGCAATGGAAAACTTGAAAGAAATGATTGATGTTAATACAATTATTGGTGATCCAGTTGAAACTCCTGATGGTAGTGTCATTTTGAGTGTTTCTAAAGTAGGCTTTGGTTTTGCAGCAGGTGGAAGTGAATTTAAAGGAGAAAGTCATAGTCAGTATAGTTCCGGATCCTCTCACCCATTTGGTGGAGGAAGTGGTGGAGGAGTATCAATTACACCAATTGCTTTCCTTATTGTCTCAAAGTCAGGAGTTAAGATGGTACCTCTAAATGATACTGCGCATTTATATGATAAAATAATTGATCTGGCACCGCAAGTGGTCGAGAAAATCCAAAGTATGCTAAATGGTAACAAAGATAAACAGCAAAATGAACAACAAAAAACAGAGGTTAAGCAACCAAAAGATGATCAAAATGAGCCGCCAATTTAA
- the tpx gene encoding thiol peroxidase, which produces MANVTFKENPVTLLGNEVQVGDHAPDFKVLANDLSEVTLTDSKDSVRLISVIPSIDTGVCDAQTRKFNEAADQLDNVKVLTISVDLPFAQKRWCGSNGIESVQTLSDHRDLSFGEAYGVAIKELRLLARAVFVIDSNDKVTYVEYVSEATNHPDYDSALSAAKAAQ; this is translated from the coding sequence ATGGCAAATGTAACGTTTAAGGAAAACCCAGTAACTCTTCTTGGAAATGAAGTACAAGTAGGTGATCATGCACCTGATTTTAAAGTGCTTGCAAATGATTTATCTGAGGTAACATTAACAGATTCAAAGGATAGTGTTCGTTTAATTAGTGTAATCCCTTCAATTGACACAGGTGTATGTGATGCACAAACAAGAAAATTCAATGAAGCTGCTGACCAGCTTGATAATGTAAAAGTATTAACAATTAGTGTTGACCTTCCATTTGCTCAAAAGCGTTGGTGCGGATCAAACGGGATTGAGAGTGTACAAACACTTTCTGATCACAGAGATCTGTCATTTGGAGAAGCATACGGTGTTGCAATTAAAGAACTTCGTCTTCTAGCTCGTGCTGTATTTGTTATTGATAGTAATGATAAGGTTACATATGTAGAGTACGTTAGTGAAGCAACGAATCATCCTGATTATGATAGTGCTCTTTCAGCAGCAAAAGCAGCTCAATAA
- a CDS encoding class I SAM-dependent methyltransferase, producing the protein MAEFRNMEQLFEVFSETANTLQTELDISFLEALAETGENMFQQTILQDVSEIVAKRLEKQYQSIKLEKYEKETIRKAFQLAVLKGMKEGTQPNHLMTPDAVSLFIGYLVNKFTEEQSSISILDPAVGTSNLMTAVLNQLNKPISASGVEIDETLMKIAYVNANLQQQPIELFMQDALQPILVDPVDVVVSDLPIGFYPDDVGASRYELKALEGHSYAHHLFIEQSLYYMKEGGYGIFLVPNTLFESEQAQQLHVFLKKHAVIYGLLQLPLTMFKNEHYAKSIFIIRKKGEEVKIPKQAMLAEMPSFSNRMAMQSIMKQIEQWFHGQIK; encoded by the coding sequence ATGGCAGAGTTTCGTAATATGGAGCAATTATTTGAGGTGTTTTCTGAAACCGCAAATACGTTGCAAACAGAATTAGATATTTCATTTTTAGAAGCATTAGCCGAAACTGGTGAGAATATGTTTCAACAGACAATATTACAAGATGTTTCTGAAATTGTTGCAAAGCGATTAGAGAAGCAATACCAGAGTATTAAGCTAGAGAAGTATGAAAAAGAGACCATTCGTAAAGCATTTCAACTTGCTGTGTTAAAGGGGATGAAAGAGGGAACACAACCTAATCATCTAATGACACCAGATGCTGTTTCTTTGTTTATTGGTTATCTTGTGAATAAGTTTACAGAAGAACAAAGCTCAATTTCTATACTCGATCCCGCAGTTGGAACAAGTAATCTTATGACCGCTGTGTTAAATCAATTAAATAAACCAATCTCTGCATCTGGTGTTGAGATCGATGAAACATTGATGAAGATTGCCTATGTAAATGCAAATTTACAACAACAGCCGATCGAATTATTTATGCAAGATGCTTTACAACCTATATTGGTTGATCCAGTAGATGTTGTTGTAAGTGATCTACCTATTGGTTTTTATCCTGATGATGTTGGAGCATCTAGATATGAGTTGAAAGCTTTAGAAGGGCATTCATATGCACATCACCTTTTTATTGAACAAAGCTTGTATTACATGAAAGAAGGTGGTTATGGAATATTTTTAGTTCCTAATACACTATTCGAAAGTGAGCAAGCGCAACAATTGCATGTTTTTCTAAAAAAACATGCTGTCATTTATGGGTTATTACAATTACCACTTACAATGTTTAAAAATGAACATTATGCAAAGAGTATTTTTATCATTCGTAAAAAAGGTGAAGAAGTAAAAATACCTAAACAAGCAATGTTGGCGGAAATGCCAAGTTTTTCAAATCGTATGGCGATGCAAAGTATTATGAAACAAATTGAACAATGGTTCCATGGACAAATAAAGTAA
- a CDS encoding acetate kinase, which translates to MTKILAINAGSSSLKFQLFNMPNEDVLTKGLVERIGLENAVFSIEVDGEKQKDVTDIPDHAVAVKMLLDKLITNGIINSFDEIDGVGHRVVHGGEKFDRSVVITEEVEQSIDELSSLAPLHNPANLVGIRSFKEILPNVPHVAVFDTAFHQTMPESSYLYSLPYQYYKEYGIRKYGFHGTSHKYVSQRAAELLGRPLEHLRLLSCHLGNGASIAAIEGGKSIDTSMGFTPLAGVTMGTRSGNIDPALIPFIMDKTNKTASEVLNVLNKESGMLAVSGFSSDLRDIESQAEEGNDRASLALEVFGNRIHKYIGSYAARMSGVDAIIFTAGVGENSDVVRARVLQGLEFMGVYWDPSLNEGLRGKEAFISYPHSPVKVIVIPTNEEVMIARDTVEMSQ; encoded by the coding sequence ATGACGAAGATTTTAGCGATTAACGCTGGTAGTTCATCATTGAAATTCCAATTATTTAATATGCCTAATGAAGATGTTTTAACTAAAGGGCTAGTTGAGCGTATCGGTCTTGAAAATGCAGTTTTTAGTATTGAGGTTGATGGAGAGAAGCAAAAGGATGTAACGGATATTCCTGATCATGCTGTAGCAGTTAAGATGCTTTTAGATAAATTAATTACTAATGGTATTATTAATTCATTTGATGAGATTGACGGTGTGGGTCACCGTGTTGTACATGGTGGAGAGAAATTTGACCGTTCTGTTGTAATCACTGAAGAGGTTGAGCAATCAATTGATGAACTTTCAAGCCTTGCACCACTTCATAATCCTGCAAATTTAGTTGGGATCCGTTCATTTAAAGAGATTTTACCTAATGTGCCACACGTAGCGGTGTTTGATACGGCCTTCCATCAAACAATGCCAGAAAGTTCTTATTTATATAGCTTGCCATATCAATATTATAAAGAGTATGGTATCCGTAAATATGGTTTCCATGGTACGTCGCATAAGTATGTTTCTCAACGAGCAGCAGAACTACTTGGACGACCTTTAGAACATTTGCGTTTACTATCTTGTCACTTAGGAAATGGTGCAAGTATTGCTGCAATTGAAGGTGGAAAGTCCATTGATACTTCTATGGGTTTCACACCACTTGCAGGTGTTACAATGGGAACTCGTTCCGGAAATATTGATCCAGCATTAATTCCATTTATTATGGATAAAACGAACAAAACAGCTTCTGAAGTGTTAAATGTGCTTAATAAAGAAAGTGGTATGTTAGCTGTATCAGGTTTCTCTAGCGATTTACGAGATATTGAATCTCAAGCAGAAGAAGGAAATGATCGTGCCTCATTAGCACTTGAAGTGTTCGGTAATCGAATTCATAAATATATAGGTTCTTATGCAGCTCGTATGAGTGGTGTAGATGCAATTATCTTCACTGCTGGAGTTGGTGAAAATAGTGATGTTGTTCGTGCTCGTGTATTACAAGGTCTTGAGTTCATGGGTGTGTATTGGGATCCTTCTCTAAATGAAGGATTACGTGGTAAAGAAGCATTTATCAGTTATCCACATTCGCCAGTTAAGGTTATTGTAATACCAACGAATGAAGAAGTTATGATTGCACGTGATACTGTAGAAATGTCTCAATAA
- a CDS encoding EcsC family protein — protein MQWTKTEQQVLEELSVWEEQLSQYESTDFERTYDKWIMTAFNNIDESIKNRLFEKLDSWLFHMHAIIRNTQFQIEERNHLITEARLFNEDIKVIDDLKELSLPQIIYLAEQRIAKQRLLSFAQGGITGSGGILTLGADLPLMAMLNLRSVQTIAMSYGYEVSNPFEMMMSFKVFHMAALPKRLRGAGWEKLKDELEQFDDEHYFYTGDERLTDETWFDQPLRQLFKALLILTLRKKLIQGIPLLGIGVGAGMNYQLSRQVTDFAQRFYQLRYLKEKENRK, from the coding sequence GTGCAGTGGACGAAAACAGAGCAGCAAGTGTTGGAAGAATTATCAGTGTGGGAAGAGCAATTATCGCAATATGAATCGACAGATTTTGAACGGACATATGACAAATGGATAATGACAGCGTTTAATAATATTGATGAATCAATTAAAAATCGTCTTTTTGAAAAACTAGACTCATGGTTATTCCATATGCATGCCATAATTCGAAATACACAATTTCAAATTGAAGAGCGTAACCACCTCATAACAGAAGCAAGACTTTTCAATGAAGATATAAAGGTAATAGATGATTTAAAGGAGTTATCTTTACCGCAAATTATTTATCTTGCTGAACAGAGAATTGCTAAACAACGCCTTCTATCATTTGCACAGGGGGGAATCACTGGTAGTGGAGGTATTCTTACGCTTGGAGCTGATCTCCCTTTAATGGCAATGTTGAATCTACGTTCAGTTCAAACAATTGCAATGTCGTATGGATATGAAGTAAGTAATCCATTTGAAATGATGATGTCATTTAAAGTGTTTCATATGGCTGCGCTACCAAAACGACTTCGAGGAGCAGGTTGGGAGAAGTTGAAAGATGAATTAGAGCAGTTTGATGATGAACATTATTTCTATACTGGGGATGAAAGGTTAACTGACGAAACATGGTTCGATCAACCACTTAGACAGCTTTTTAAGGCATTACTTATTCTTACTTTACGTAAGAAATTAATCCAAGGTATTCCATTATTAGGAATAGGGGTTGGAGCAGGCATGAATTATCAGCTATCTAGGCAAGTGACAGATTTTGCTCAGCGTTTTTATCAATTACGTTATTTAAAGGAGAAAGAAAACCGAAAATAA
- a CDS encoding sigma-54-dependent Fis family transcriptional regulator gives MNVRQFTTTNYINLSPHATIRSVLKTFIDHKQDIGCVTKKKKLLGIVTKYSIYRALLNNCSLDFEIEQIMKKDVITLRVTDNLYKAKDILTETNVSNAVVLEENNDVYGVMTKTDVIRSFNTGSKNVESRLRTLIENLQDAVISVDEQFHITAYNHAAFELFELNTEKFINKHIANIYPSLYQGLNHSITTGEIIELQEISIGSFTLIASFIPLKEFDIISGAMVVLRDITSFEKISSELESTKQLEQLLDSALELAYDGVVIVDNEGTITRANQGFAQLFDYKQPEKIFGQSLELIAPEISQQHDGEIEGKLLQINNQPCIYTQRPIHRDDNKLGMIIKIIFKQLDVWKDLFHHMEQLENEITFVQGEIRRLTNNNQPLFKTLTVSPQMEHIKEEAYIASKSSLSILITGESGTGKGVLAEDIHNASERNGAFIKVNCAAIPHELLESEFFGYVDGAFTGAKRGGKPGKFELANNGTLFLDEIGDMPMALQAKLLNVLQEGEFERVGDTKTSKVDVRVLAATNKNLKKLVAEKTFREDLYYRLHVIHIHLPPLSKRKDDIPILCHHFIKKINERTNKNIIGLTPNTLKILNKLNWEGNIRQLENLMERAIHYCNSTWIEPQHLPLDVINNTLNFENDNKLSIQPSTDNEETANILNRKKLLDSTDKNTIIDALTKSQGNRTKAAKLLGISRATLYKKINKYKITETSNFTTS, from the coding sequence ATGAATGTTCGGCAATTCACTACGACCAATTACATTAATCTTTCACCACATGCTACGATTCGGAGCGTTCTTAAAACATTTATTGATCACAAGCAAGATATTGGTTGTGTAACAAAAAAGAAAAAACTGTTAGGAATCGTAACGAAATACTCAATCTATCGCGCATTATTAAATAACTGCTCTCTTGATTTTGAAATTGAACAAATCATGAAAAAAGATGTCATTACACTTCGCGTAACAGACAACTTATATAAGGCAAAAGATATTTTAACTGAGACAAACGTTAGTAATGCAGTCGTATTAGAAGAAAACAACGATGTATACGGAGTGATGACTAAAACTGATGTAATAAGGAGTTTCAATACTGGTAGTAAAAATGTTGAAAGTCGATTACGCACACTCATCGAAAACCTTCAAGATGCTGTCATTTCAGTTGATGAGCAGTTTCACATCACTGCATATAATCATGCAGCATTTGAATTATTTGAACTAAACACAGAAAAATTCATTAATAAACATATCGCTAACATCTATCCTTCTTTATATCAAGGGCTGAATCATTCAATCACTACTGGAGAAATTATTGAATTACAAGAAATCTCAATTGGTAGCTTCACTCTCATCGCCTCTTTTATCCCACTCAAAGAATTTGACATCATCTCTGGTGCTATGGTGGTATTACGTGATATTACATCATTTGAAAAAATTTCAAGTGAATTGGAATCAACGAAACAATTAGAGCAATTGTTAGACAGTGCCCTTGAGCTTGCATATGATGGAGTTGTTATTGTTGATAATGAAGGAACAATTACTAGAGCCAATCAAGGATTTGCTCAATTGTTTGATTACAAACAACCAGAAAAAATCTTTGGTCAATCACTTGAATTGATTGCCCCTGAAATATCCCAACAACATGATGGAGAAATTGAAGGAAAGCTTCTCCAGATAAACAATCAACCATGCATCTATACACAACGACCTATTCACCGAGACGATAATAAACTTGGTATGATTATTAAAATTATTTTCAAGCAACTAGATGTTTGGAAAGATTTATTTCATCATATGGAACAGCTTGAAAATGAAATTACATTTGTACAAGGAGAAATTCGTAGATTAACAAATAATAACCAACCGCTTTTCAAAACATTAACGGTATCACCACAAATGGAACATATTAAAGAAGAGGCTTATATTGCATCTAAATCTTCTCTATCTATTTTAATCACTGGTGAAAGTGGTACTGGAAAAGGTGTTTTAGCTGAAGATATTCATAACGCTTCTGAAAGAAATGGTGCTTTCATCAAAGTAAACTGCGCGGCTATTCCCCACGAATTATTAGAGTCCGAGTTTTTCGGGTATGTTGATGGGGCATTTACGGGGGCTAAAAGAGGGGGCAAACCTGGTAAATTTGAATTAGCCAATAATGGAACGTTGTTTCTTGATGAAATCGGAGATATGCCAATGGCTCTTCAAGCAAAGCTATTAAATGTACTGCAAGAAGGAGAATTTGAACGAGTCGGTGATACAAAAACGAGCAAAGTAGATGTACGTGTTCTCGCTGCTACAAATAAAAATTTAAAAAAACTTGTCGCTGAAAAAACATTCCGAGAGGATCTCTATTATCGTTTACATGTCATCCATATACACCTCCCACCATTATCAAAACGAAAAGATGATATCCCTATCCTTTGTCATCATTTCATTAAGAAAATTAACGAACGGACTAACAAAAATATCATCGGATTAACACCGAACACACTAAAAATTTTGAATAAGTTGAATTGGGAGGGAAACATTCGACAGTTAGAAAACTTAATGGAGCGTGCGATCCACTACTGCAATTCTACTTGGATTGAACCACAACATCTACCACTAGATGTGATAAATAACACACTAAACTTTGAGAACGATAATAAACTTTCAATTCAGCCTTCCACCGATAACGAAGAAACTGCAAATATACTTAACCGTAAAAAGCTTCTCGATTCAACAGATAAAAATACAATTATTGATGCACTTACAAAATCACAAGGCAATCGTACGAAGGCAGCCAAATTATTAGGAATAAGCCGTGCCACACTGTATAAAAAAATAAACAAATACAAGATTACAGAAACGTCAAACTTTACAACTTCATGA
- a CDS encoding acyl-CoA carboxylase subunit beta, translating into MNFYLEEKERIVKGGKGKYHQHNQSKGKMFVRKRLEKLFDSGSIVEDGLFSNSEDHELPADACITGMGEINGRVVCFLAADSTVKAGSWGPKSVEKNIRIQEKAIELQVPILYLIDSAGARITEQLQVFPGKRQGGKIFFNEVQMSGTVPQICILFGPSPAGSAYVPAFSDLVIMVDKNASAYLGSPRMVEMAIGEKTTMDEMGGAMMHCMKSGLGDVLVQSEEEAIEACQKYLEYMPQNWSEKPLGMENREPVVGRNIEEIIPQNENKPFDMYELIDQVIDEDSWFEYKKLFAPELITGFCRIEGKVTGIIANQPKVKGGTLFIDSPDKAARFIKICSAYSIPLLFLSDVPGYMIGTKVEQGGIIRHGAKMISALSEATVPKICVIVRKCYGAGLYAMAGPAFGTDAVLSLPSGSIAVMGPQAAVNAVYFNKIQELPEHERQEFINKKRTEYAKNINIHKLASELIIDDIIGFDELRTDVIRRFKLYSTKQVKTLAKRNAIPPV; encoded by the coding sequence ATGAATTTCTACTTAGAAGAAAAAGAAAGAATTGTGAAAGGAGGAAAGGGAAAATATCATCAACATAATCAAAGCAAAGGTAAGATGTTCGTTCGTAAACGTTTAGAGAAGTTATTTGATTCAGGTTCAATTGTTGAAGATGGGTTATTCAGTAATTCGGAAGATCATGAATTACCAGCAGATGCTTGTATTACTGGAATGGGAGAGATTAATGGAAGAGTTGTCTGCTTTCTTGCGGCTGATTCAACAGTTAAGGCTGGTTCGTGGGGACCGAAATCAGTAGAGAAAAATATACGAATACAAGAGAAGGCAATTGAATTACAAGTTCCGATCTTATATTTAATTGATTCGGCGGGTGCACGTATAACTGAACAGCTTCAAGTATTCCCAGGAAAGCGACAAGGTGGAAAGATTTTTTTCAATGAAGTTCAAATGTCGGGAACAGTTCCGCAAATTTGTATTCTTTTTGGTCCTTCTCCTGCTGGTTCAGCGTATGTACCTGCTTTTTCTGACTTAGTCATTATGGTTGATAAGAATGCATCAGCTTATCTTGGTTCACCGAGAATGGTTGAGATGGCCATAGGTGAGAAAACAACGATGGACGAAATGGGTGGAGCGATGATGCACTGTATGAAAAGTGGCCTAGGAGATGTACTCGTTCAATCAGAGGAAGAAGCCATTGAAGCTTGTCAAAAATACCTTGAATATATGCCTCAAAATTGGTCAGAAAAACCTTTGGGAATGGAAAATCGAGAACCTGTTGTTGGAAGAAACATAGAAGAAATAATTCCACAAAACGAAAACAAACCATTTGATATGTACGAACTTATTGACCAAGTGATTGATGAAGATAGTTGGTTTGAATATAAAAAATTATTTGCGCCTGAATTAATCACTGGTTTTTGCAGAATAGAAGGTAAGGTAACAGGTATTATTGCCAATCAACCAAAGGTTAAAGGTGGTACATTGTTTATTGATTCGCCAGATAAAGCGGCAAGATTTATTAAAATTTGTAGTGCTTATAGTATACCTCTTTTGTTTTTATCAGATGTACCTGGATATATGATTGGAACAAAGGTAGAACAGGGTGGGATTATTCGTCATGGGGCGAAGATGATCTCTGCATTATCAGAAGCAACAGTACCGAAAATATGTGTCATTGTGAGGAAGTGCTATGGAGCAGGTTTATATGCAATGGCAGGTCCTGCATTTGGAACAGACGCAGTATTGTCTCTGCCTAGTGGTTCGATTGCAGTAATGGGTCCACAAGCTGCTGTAAATGCTGTGTATTTTAATAAAATTCAGGAATTACCTGAACATGAAAGACAGGAATTTATAAATAAAAAGCGGACTGAATATGCAAAAAATATTAACATTCATAAGCTTGCGTCAGAATTAATTATTGATGACATCATCGGTTTTGATGAGCTTAGGACAGACGTTATTCGTCGTTTTAAATTATATTCTACTAAACAAGTGAAGACACTAGCAAAACGCAATGCGATCCCTCCAGTTTAG
- a CDS encoding enoyl-CoA hydratase/isomerase family protein — protein sequence MNYTTILYEVHEHIAKITLNLPEIRNPLTEELLTELVHAIQTADKDEHIHVMIITGTGEAFSAGGNLNEFQNNFEKTVPQLYFDGKSSNELFKLGATVQTPMIAAVNGAALGGGTGLAAMCHIAIATKSAKLGLTELRLGIVPFVILPWVRRAVGERRMMELMLKAEILSADKAAEYELIHQVVEDEKFEEEVWQTAKLIASHSPLAVKLALDSYFQTEQMDFMKSFDYLSTLRAVSFKSNDLKEGATAFLEKRKPLWSGT from the coding sequence ATGAACTATACAACGATTTTATATGAAGTGCATGAGCATATTGCGAAGATCACTTTGAATTTACCGGAAATAAGAAATCCACTTACCGAAGAGTTGTTGACTGAGTTAGTTCATGCAATTCAAACAGCAGATAAGGATGAGCATATTCATGTCATGATTATTACGGGTACAGGTGAAGCCTTCTCAGCGGGAGGTAATTTAAATGAATTTCAAAATAATTTTGAAAAGACGGTCCCTCAGTTATATTTTGATGGGAAAAGTAGCAATGAGCTTTTTAAGCTTGGAGCAACAGTACAAACTCCAATGATTGCTGCAGTTAATGGTGCAGCGTTAGGAGGGGGAACAGGCTTAGCTGCAATGTGTCATATTGCAATTGCAACAAAATCAGCAAAACTTGGTTTGACAGAGTTAAGGCTTGGAATCGTACCATTCGTCATTTTACCATGGGTTCGTCGAGCCGTCGGTGAACGCAGGATGATGGAGCTAATGTTAAAAGCAGAAATTTTATCTGCAGATAAAGCAGCTGAATACGAGCTTATACATCAAGTGGTTGAAGATGAGAAGTTTGAAGAAGAGGTTTGGCAGACGGCTAAACTCATTGCTTCACATAGTCCATTAGCAGTAAAACTGGCACTAGATTCATACTTTCAAACAGAACAAATGGATTTTATGAAATCATTTGATTATTTATCGACGTTAAGAGCGGTTTCATTTAAGAGCAATGACTTAAAAGAAGGTGCAACAGCATTTCTAGAAAAACGAAAACCTCTCTGGTCAGGAACTTAG
- a CDS encoding biotin/lipoyl-containing protein, whose protein sequence is MKVTAPMSGNVWKVLVEEGHHIQAGDVVVILESMKMEIPIESTTSGVVKTVHVTESSFIQENDLVIEVGGI, encoded by the coding sequence ATGAAAGTGACAGCACCGATGAGCGGTAATGTTTGGAAGGTATTAGTGGAAGAAGGACATCATATTCAAGCTGGTGATGTTGTTGTCATTCTTGAATCGATGAAAATGGAAATACCAATTGAGTCAACAACAAGCGGAGTTGTTAAAACTGTGCATGTAACAGAAAGTAGTTTCATTCAAGAGAATGACCTTGTTATTGAGGTAGGAGGTATTTAA
- a CDS encoding acyclic terpene utilization AtuA family protein — protein sequence MKSVRIGAAQGFYGDHIDSAVATAKLGNVDYLCFDCLAELTMAILTKDQQKDSKLGYTRDITSSMTALLPYVKEKGIKLLTNAGGINPIGAQQEVLRVAQQLGIHNLKVAVVTGDNLFDTFDRWVERGVSFDHWETGESISKVKERLLFANAYIGAQPIVRALREGADIVITGRTTDTAQFLAPLIYEFQWGENEWDKLASGVFMGHLMECSAQSIGGNFSGNWDEIEHMDRMSYPISQVYEDGGFIITKLDELGGLVNLDTIREQMLYEIHDPNAYVTPDVIVDLTKVQLEQIDVNKVKISGTKGKPKPEQLKVVMGYEDGYVGQAITGYSWPDAMNKAKKAEEIIRLQIKKKGLAYKEIQTDFIGYDALHGPLAHRADHHVNEIFLRMAVRTTTKKEAMTFPRLFPPLALNGPPSMGAFIGNIPPRQLIGMWASFIPRELVEEQISIHIQEV from the coding sequence TTGAAATCTGTACGAATTGGTGCAGCACAAGGTTTTTACGGTGATCATATTGATTCAGCAGTTGCAACAGCGAAGTTAGGGAATGTTGATTATCTATGTTTTGATTGTTTAGCAGAGCTAACGATGGCGATATTAACGAAAGATCAACAAAAAGATTCAAAACTCGGTTATACAAGAGACATTACTTCTTCTATGACAGCACTTTTACCGTATGTTAAAGAGAAAGGAATCAAATTGTTAACAAATGCAGGTGGGATTAATCCAATTGGTGCTCAGCAAGAAGTTTTGCGTGTAGCTCAGCAACTAGGGATTCATAATTTGAAAGTAGCAGTTGTTACAGGTGATAATCTCTTTGATACTTTTGATCGATGGGTTGAAAGAGGAGTTTCTTTTGACCATTGGGAAACAGGAGAATCTATTTCAAAGGTTAAAGAAAGGTTATTATTTGCTAATGCGTACATTGGGGCACAACCAATCGTACGTGCGTTACGAGAAGGTGCTGATATTGTTATTACAGGAAGAACGACAGATACTGCTCAATTTCTAGCACCATTAATCTATGAATTTCAATGGGGTGAAAACGAGTGGGATAAACTAGCAAGCGGTGTATTTATGGGGCATCTCATGGAATGTTCTGCTCAATCGATTGGAGGAAATTTTAGTGGTAATTGGGATGAGATAGAGCATATGGACAGGATGAGTTATCCAATCTCTCAAGTCTATGAAGATGGTGGATTTATCATTACTAAGTTAGATGAACTAGGTGGTCTCGTCAATCTTGATACGATTAGAGAGCAAATGTTGTATGAGATTCATGATCCTAATGCATACGTAACACCTGATGTCATTGTCGATTTAACAAAAGTTCAATTAGAACAGATAGACGTGAATAAGGTGAAGATATCTGGGACGAAAGGTAAGCCAAAACCAGAACAATTAAAGGTCGTTATGGGATATGAAGATGGTTATGTCGGTCAAGCAATTACAGGTTATTCATGGCCTGATGCGATGAATAAAGCGAAAAAAGCTGAAGAAATAATTCGTCTTCAAATCAAAAAGAAAGGGCTTGCATACAAGGAGATTCAAACGGATTTTATCGGTTATGATGCTTTACATGGGCCATTGGCACACAGGGCTGATCATCATGTGAATGAAATTTTTCTTAGAATGGCAGTTCGCACAACAACCAAAAAAGAAGCAATGACTTTCCCAAGGTTGTTTCCTCCACTAGCATTAAATGGACCTCCTAGTATGGGGGCATTTATCGGTAATATCCCTCCACGACAATTAATAGGGATGTGGGCATCTTTTATACCTCGTGAGTTAGTAGAGGAACAAATTAGTATTCATATACAGGAGGTGTAA
- a CDS encoding AtuA-related protein produces MTVVQLKDVALARSGDKGNTVNIGLIAKDERWYQLFKEQVTSEKVKNHFKGLVEGEVTRYELPNVHAFNFVCTNALGGGGSNSLRLDNLGKCFGANLLRLEIKVPHSMFVEE; encoded by the coding sequence ATGACTGTTGTTCAGTTGAAGGATGTTGCATTGGCTCGTTCTGGTGACAAAGGTAATACCGTTAATATTGGATTAATAGCAAAAGATGAACGTTGGTATCAATTATTTAAAGAACAAGTGACAAGTGAGAAAGTGAAGAATCATTTTAAGGGATTGGTAGAAGGCGAGGTTACACGTTACGAGTTACCGAATGTGCATGCGTTCAACTTTGTTTGTACGAATGCCCTTGGTGGTGGCGGGTCAAATTCGTTACGTTTAGATAATTTAGGGAAGTGTTTTGGTGCCAACTTATTACGACTTGAAATTAAAGTTCCTCATTCGATGTTTGTTGAGGAGTAA